The following are encoded in a window of Brettanomyces bruxellensis chromosome 9, complete sequence genomic DNA:
- a CDS encoding uncharacterized protein (BUSCO:EOG09262R8O): MIASADGGVGKSKVPQTDEAEGGNLDDQNIDRSLDNNEGISYPEVYNPVNEHVDVMENGNDEFYGKKLGFWGRFRKAYPNIGLTVLSILSWYFFSLSISLYNKWMFSKNNLDFAYPIIITSFHQAILFGLSLLTLRIFPRFRLNYDLKSPSGKANGYEQLQTNNSAQGEADETYQLQTEEESGRQKINNDVDLEEDAKPGKNRKLCYIPPIAEYLTKILPCSLASAGDIGFGNVAFRFITLSLYTMVKTSSLVFVLLWGVAFKLEKMTCKILTIVIIMVSGVCMMVWGQQDDSSNSKKVLRIVLKRFIEVFERESSENGKKYVILGVGLVLLASCMSGLRWALTQIMLKRSRRTRNPVLTMLYLSPAMSLVLFIIGSAVEGFGNFVNCHVWKDKGFFMTCILILIPGLLAFFMTLSEYILLQCATLLTLSITGIFKELLTIFASGLVFGDKLNTINIIGLVVTFTDIVCYNVYRFQQNTEAQKTEDPSLKARMRATSHEFVDIELSSIIIDDDDDDDDDDDDDDNEDGHSLNNGENHRRIES, from the coding sequence ATGATTGCGTCTGCTGACGGAGGTGTTGGTAAAAGTAAAGTACCGCAAACAGATGAAGCTGAAGGTGGAAACTTAGATGATCAAAATATTGACAGAAGTTTGGATAATAATGAAGGAATATCATATCCCGAGGTCTATAATCCAGTAAATGAACATGTGGATGTTATGGAGAATGGTAATGATGAATTTTATGGCAAGAAACTTGGATTTTGGGGCAGATTTAGGAAGGCATACCCCAACATAGGGCTTACAGTTTTGTCGATACTAAGTtggtactttttttctttaagcATATCGTTATACAACAAGTGgatgttttcaaaaaacAACCTAGATTTTGCGTATccaataataataacatCTTTTCATCAGGCCATTCTTTTCGGTTTGTCTTTACTCACTTTACGCATTTTCCCAAGGTTTAGACTCAATTATGATTTGAAATCACCTTCAGGCAAAGCAAACGGGTACGAGCAACTTCAAACGAATAATTCCGCACAAGGTGAAGCCGATGAAACGTATCAGTTGcaaacagaagaagaatcagGGCGGcagaaaatcaacaatgATGTGGATTTAGAGGAAGATGCGAAACCCGGAAAAAATCGAAAGTTATGTTATATTCCACCAATTGCTGAATATTTAACAAAAATTCTCCCGTGCTCGTTGGCATCGGCCGGTGACATTGGATTTGGAAATGTTGCATTTCGCTTTATTACGCTTTCCTTGTACACTATGGTGAAAACATCGTCACTTGTCTTTGTGCTACTATGGGGTGTCGCATTCAAGTTGGAAAAAATGACATGTAAGATTTTGACCATCGTTATTATAATGGTGTCTGGTGTTTGCATGATGGTCTGGGGTCAGCAGGATGATTCCAGCAActcaaaaaaagttttaagGATTGTTCTCAAGCGATTTATAGAGGTCTTTGAAAGAGAATCGTCGGAAAACGGCAAGAAATACGTCATATTAGGAGTCGGGTTAGTTCTTCTGGCCTCGTGTATGTCTGGACTTCGATGGGCACTTACACAAATAATGCTTAAGCGAAGTAGGAGAACGCGAAACCCGGTTCTCACCATGTTGTATCTTTCACCAGCAATGTCACTAGTGCTATTCATAATTGGTTCTGCTGTTGAAGGATTTGGTAATTTTGTCAATTGTCACGTTTGGAAAGATAAAGGATTCTTCATGACTTGCATACTTATTCTTATTCCCGGTCTATTAGCATTTTTTATGACACTCTCCGAGTATATTCTCTTGCAATGTGCTACATTGCTGACACTTTCCATTACTGGCATATTCAAAGAACTTCTCACAATATTTGCATCAGGTTTGGTTTTCGGCGATAAATTGAACActataaatattattgGCCTTGTGGTAACATTTACTGATATCGTATGCTACAATGTGTACCGTTTTCAACAGAATACAGAGGCCCAGAAAACTGAAGATCCATCTTTAAAGGCCAGAATGCGTGCAACCTCACatgaatttgttgatatCGAGCTTAGTAGTATAattattgatgatgatgatgatgatgatgatgatgatgatgatgatgacaatGAAGATGGGCATTCACTTAATAACGGTGAAAACCATCGAAGGATCGAGTCTTAG